Genomic DNA from Theobroma cacao cultivar B97-61/B2 chromosome 3, Criollo_cocoa_genome_V2, whole genome shotgun sequence:
TTCTTGCCTTTCCAAGTTTGTGAATGGTGTTTATACTTTCTGTGGCTTCTCAGGGATTGTGATCAAAGAAAGCTGAAGTGAAACACTCATTCTTGGTGTAATGAGTTTTacttcaatctttttttttttgttttgtgatTACCTTCGTAGATAAATGTAATCAATATACcgtttatgtttattttgttgcTTTTTTGGTGCATCTGGATGGAGCTCATAGCAGTAGGGTGAGAAAAGAGTGTGATCTTTTTGTATGCTGGCAGAACTAATCTTTTGTGAATTTTAAGAGACTTATCTTGTAGAAGTGCTTTGAGAAAACCTACTGAAGATTCTTCCGGCCCATTTTGGTGGCATTCTGTGTTTTTCTATTTCCACAGTAATTTGGAAACTTGGGTTTAGTTCTTGCTAATTTATACCCTTGCATCTTTGTGTCATTATTTATGTTTACTAGTGCTGGTCTACAGGAGGATCCTGTTCTTTTGGTTCCTGAAGATAAGGAACAGAAGCCTTATGTCGCAATCATCAAGGTAGTTGTGTCACCTGGTacttcctttttattttctttgtagaGACTTTTTAGTCACTTTCCTTTGCAAGTAATGGAGCTTTTGTCTATTGATAGGACATTAGTCAGACTAAAGATGGGAGCATTATGGTTACTGGGCAGTGGTTTTATCGCCCTGAAGAGGCTGAGAGAAAAGGTGGCGGAAGCTGGCAATCGCGTGATACACGAGAGCTGTTCTATAGCTTCCACCGGGATGGGGTTCCAGCAGAATCTGTGATGCACAAATGTGTGGTGCACTTTGTTCCCATACACAAGCAACTTCCAAACCGTAAACAGCATCCAGGTTTTATTGTGCAGAAAGTTTATGACACTGTGGAGCGAAAGCTTTGGAAACTAACTGATAAAGATTATGAGGATAATAAACAGCATGAGATTGATCTTCTTGTTCAGAAAACATTATCACGTTTGGGAGATCTCCCTGACATTGAGACAGACGATACTGCCGCTGTTATTGATCAGGAAGATCAGTTGAAGGCAAAAAGAACTCTTAGGAAAAAGAACATGTCACCTCTTGATGTTTCGAGGGATGATGAAGGAACTACCAGGTCTGATCAACATCTCAGAGCTGAAACTCCTGGAAGCTGTACGAGTAATACCACTGAATACTACacaattttgtcaaaatttaaGGTCCTAACTGGAGAAACCCATCGTGATAAGTGGATGGAGAGGCTTCTCCAAGGAGTTCAGTACATGTGTAGTTCTCCTGATAGCATGCATATCGATGACAAAGGAAAAGGTGGTTCGGATAGCGTGGAACGTGAAAAAGGCACTAAGAGTTCTGGAGCTGCAAATGGATCTCTAGAAAAGACTTTAAATGTGTGCAGTGTTTTCTTGCCTATGTTTAGTTTTTATTGCAGGGACATCTTGTTTTTTTCCAGATGTGATGACTAATAAGGATTGAATGGTAATTGATGATTAAAGAGATATTATGATTCAGACAatatttcttgtctttttttatttgcagGGTGGCAAGTCTTTTCTGTGGCCAGATGCTGCTGTTCCTGCTGTAACTGCACTTGAGAAGGCCTCACATGATTCTCTTTCTTCTGATTTCCAGAAATATAACCAGAAATTACGCCAGCTTGTGTTCAATCTGAAGGTATAGGGCTCTCTACATATGGACCACTATGCATATCTTTCCTTGCTTGCATTTCTGATGGTattgattttgttatttatttggtTCTGCAGAACAATCCATTGCTAGCGAGACGTCTATTAAATGGAGAACTGGAACCTTCAACAATACTTAACATGTCACCTAATGAGTTAAAGGTATAGTTTAATTGGTTGTCGATATCTCTTtgttaacaaattttttttatagaaattgATAACTACTTCATGTAGGTGGAAATGTCTTGAACATGGCTACTGAgtgatgtcaataccaaggaCATGCTCATACCATGTGTCTGAAAAAAGTTAACACTTCAATGTTTTGTGACTGTTTCTTTTACACCCAATTCTACTTGCAAAATATACCTTAATCCCTTCTCTTATATCTAGAAGAGTGATAAAAATGCAATGACATATACCTGGTAGAAGTTTGGAAAATAGAATTTTCACACACGCACACACACATATGTATATACTTATTTGTGGTTTCATCTATAGTCAATTTTAACTATATAAAGAACTATGGCATGTAATTATTAATCCCTCACTTTATTGTATTTATATGTCTTTAGGACGTTGGTTTATAATGAGTGAAAAAATATAGTGACTAATGATTTCATTGTAGGAGGGTTTAACTGCAGAAGAGACAGCGAAAAAAGAGCCTGATGAATCAGAGCGCATGCAGGTCAGTTCTTTCATCCTGAATTTTGTTTAGGCATAAGATTTACTTACTGTTTGTTACCTGGTTGACATGTGCTTACTGCTTGTTCTACTACTGTGAAAGCAGATGACTGATGCTCGGTGCTCAAGATGCATGGAGTTTAAAGTCGGTCTAAGGGACATTATTCAAGCAGGACATGGAGACCGCTATCAGGTtatctcaaatttttttctcccATTCAATCCCTATAACTATGTTAAGTAGAAGAAGCTGTGATTTCTGTGATGGTACTTAGTTGATTGAGCTagtatttctttctttgtgtTTCTGTCTAGCTAGACATGTACATGCACTAATTATTGAATTTGTTGATGTATAAGACATGTTAATAAGTGAAACTGCAGACATGGGTTTGGATCTCTATGCATAATGTAGTCAACATCTCTCTGGATCATGCATACTTATTTGTAGATTTGTCTGCTTGTGTTTTGAGTTTTAGAATTTTGTACAAACTTTGAGACTGATGACTAAAAGTTTACTGACCTCATTGAGCAAGAGGACGATTGTTTTTTGGGTAGAAATTACTTCTTATAAGAGCATAATGTAGGCACAGGTGTGTATATCAGAATTACAAGATGGTATTGTAATAGTTTCATTGTTGTTTGAATTGGATATAGACATGGGTCTTGCTTCTTTGAATGTCTAATTGAGTTACTATTTATAATTTGACAAGATAGAGCATATAGTGTATAATAACCATAAAAAGGATAATTATATATTAGGGATGGCGAAGGAGATTAAGATACACTGAAGCTTACGAAAGAAAGTTAAAGATGCGTATTATGGATTAACTTTAAGCATGAGTATTATGACTGGAATTTCTAGCAAGTATTTGGTTTGTTGGACTGGCATCATTTTATGCAGACCATGTTGTCTAGATACCTTGAGGTAACTGCATGCAGCTTAGTACTCTATTTACTATGTTCACTATAAAGTCTCTTGCTGTTTAAGAACCTAAATTTCAGGTTTTTTAAacagtataatttttttcttgaatgtACATACAGTTATTCATTTTAGCTTTAAAGATTAACATTCTTTGAACTTCCTTTTGCGATTCAGTTGGAATGTATTGCTTGTGGGAATTCCTGGTATGCTTCTAGAGATGAGGCATCTTCACTTACAATAGAGCCATCAAGTTCTGTCAGAGGTGCTCGCATGGGAGCATCAGCCATGACAAAGCCCGAAATTCCTGAGAAGAAGTTGGTTAGTCCTTGGGAGTCATCAGTCATGACTAAGCTTGAAATTCCTGAGAAGAAGTTGGTTAGTCCCCGGGAGTCTGAATCGACGAAAAAGGTGGAGTAGGAATTTTGCTGGGTATTAGGAGCAAATTTGACCTTGTACAGTTAAATGTTGTGTATGTGACCTAGTGTTATAGTTAAGCAAAGAGCAGGGTTGTTACCATTAGTTAGTCATTACGTTACAGGCATATACATACATCTATATGGAGGTTAGGGAAAGATTGAGATTTCAGCAAGAATTCTGAATTTATTCTCAGAATTCAAGTTGAATTAAGTGTTACTTCTACAATCGATTGAATGTATAGGAGTGGTGGCTGTTCCTTTAGTTTTTCGTTGCGATTGTAACAACATTGAATTTTACCGGAGCCTGGAttttaaatatcaattaaCCCATTTTCAGTCAGGATTTGCTTTGAGCTTGTACCCATTTTCACCAAATTCTTCTTCTGATTTCTCTCATTGAGGGTGGATGACAGTGGATGCTGCTTTTTCTCTATTCAACTTTTTCCAAGAAACGTGGCAAGAGCCTTCTGAAGTAGGCTTAACATTATGGAGTGGGGTTGCGTAGGTTCAATCAAATCTTTGTATGGATAAATGTGGCGGCCATGCTCGGTTTTCTGGTGGTTGCCAATTGCGAAATGTTAATGCTACTTTCATAGCAAGAATTTCCTCTTTTCATTTACCTACTAAAAGTTAAAACCCTCTTAGCCTTGCAGCCATGCAACCAACCTTTGCAATCTCCGCCACACCCATCTCAATTGCTTCAACCTTTGCAGGCATAATTTACTGATTTTAAACAGTaaagtatataaatattttgtcaaaaacaaaaaaaaaaacaaaggagaaagaaattaGGCGATCGAAAGTGGCAAAAACCAAAGAATCAGAGTAAAGAAATGCCCAGCATAAACAGGCAGCAGATTCCCGTGGGTTAGACGTGATTGACCGCCCCACATTTGCTTCCTCCCGCCTAAACTGATCACATGCGCGGCCCCTGAATTTACCATTTTCTCCTTCACCACCGGTCATCCCATTTCCTATAAGAGAGTGCCACTTgctctcacgtttctttctCTCCAGCAACTTTTGAAGCTGAATAATTGTCTCTGTCTTTCGAGAAATAGAGTTAAAGCATCAAATTGGGTCTACCTTACACTAAAACCTTTTAGCATTTTGTCCTTAAATTGTCCAACAAATCATGGTTGATTGCTTTACCACCCCAAAACAAAAATTCCAGCTgaaattttccttgaaatttaAGAGACTTGAATGTCTTATCCTACCacattaatttcattttaggACGCATTGAAAGATAGGAAGGAAGGGTCTAATCCTTCATCCTCTTGTCCCATTGAAACataattaactttaattttgtcACAACAGATGTGGTTCCAAAATTTATTGTTGAACACTAGGACCATGGTACTGTTTAGCTCTTTATCAAGTCGTTGGAACATAATTATTAGTCTTTAACATATTTGGGAACTATTTGGTGCACACCATGTACTATTAGGGGGTTTATTGTAATTACAGTGGGGGCAGATCCGGACTTATAGCATTAGTGTCTTAATTTAAGTGATTATAATTGTTGGCAAcagttaaattaattataggAATTCAGTCTTGATAATGTGCAGTTCCCAAAGCTATTAGATAATAGTACTGTGCCAGCGATACAGACACCGACCTCTTTTTAAGCAGGGAACCAATCCTCTTGATTAATGGCTGAAgtgaaaaaccaaaactagCCATGATAATGAAATGAGACCAATATCATTTTTTGGTTGTTGTTGTCTTTTTAGAAAGGTGCCCTCATCAAAACTTACCCTAATCTTTAGCTGAAAAAGGTGTAATTTagccaaaaaaattaaaggagaaaattaaaataaaataataaagctaaagagaaaaaatcacACACATATGCAGCATAGCCAGCAAGCATATGATGACTTGGAGCAACATTGCTTTTTTACAAGACATGAACAGAAACTGAGCAGTTCATTGTCCCTCCCTTGGAGCTCATGTGAGAGAAAACAAATACTAACACTTCACTCTCACTCTCACTTTCTTTCTAAACACAATCTACGACACAGGCAAGGCatgctttctctctctctctctcttatgtttctttctctttcaaaCAACTCATACTTTTTGTGTCTATTGTGC
This window encodes:
- the LOC18606522 gene encoding uncharacterized protein DDB_G0283697, which codes for MGNRRFAQVSTSDEDEALLPTRRSRSEDKRQERKRKKMKLQEEDDEEVEERELKKKKRKKKRDEYEEEEEEEVEEEEEGVQEDAKPIGESVRFSGKGRGRRSHYEAFEFDGNRYDLEDPVLLVPEDKEQKPYVAIIKDISQTKDGSIMVTGQWFYRPEEAERKGGGSWQSRDTRELFYSFHRDGVPAESVMHKCVVHFVPIHKQLPNRKQHPGFIVQKVYDTVERKLWKLTDKDYEDNKQHEIDLLVQKTLSRLGDLPDIETDDTAAVIDQEDQLKAKRTLRKKNMSPLDVSRDDEGTTRSDQHLRAETPGSCTSNTTEYYTILSKFKVLTGETHRDKWMERLLQGVQYMCSSPDSMHIDDKGKGGSDSVEREKGTKSSGAANGSLEKTLNGGKSFLWPDAAVPAVTALEKASHDSLSSDFQKYNQKLRQLVFNLKNNPLLARRLLNGELEPSTILNMSPNELKEGLTAEETAKKEPDESERMQMTDARCSRCMEFKVGLRDIIQAGHGDRYQLECIACGNSWYASRDEASSLTIEPSSSVRGARMGASAMTKPEIPEKKLVSPWESSVMTKLEIPEKKLVSPRESESTKKVE